A single region of the Pontimicrobium sp. SW4 genome encodes:
- a CDS encoding Nramp family divalent metal transporter — translation MIKSWFKNIGPGPLVAAAFIGPGTVTLCTVAGVNFGFALLWAMVLSVVATIVLQEMSARLGIISQKGLAEIIRTEIRNPLFKGLSIVLILSAIVIGNAAYEAGNISGGVLGLKAVLGHHSLDIGSFSLNYFSVAIGLVAFVLLYIGNYKILEKALMSLVILMSIAFIVTAIITKPNLAEVFKGIFTPKFPDDSILIIIGLIGTTVVPYNLFLHASLVKEKWKSKTDLKYARKDTIVAVVLGGIVSMCIIISAAAIQSSEINNAADLAKGLEPLFGSFSKYFLAIGLFAAGITSAITAPLAAAFVATGCLGWSTKMTSRKFRAVWVFILLVGVLSSSSGIKSIEIIKFAQVANGILLPVIAGFLIWIMNKHSVLGDYKNTIRQNVISVVILAITIFLGTKSILKVFELL, via the coding sequence ATGATTAAATCTTGGTTTAAGAATATTGGTCCAGGGCCATTGGTAGCTGCTGCTTTTATTGGTCCAGGAACGGTGACCTTATGTACTGTTGCAGGAGTTAATTTTGGCTTTGCTTTGCTTTGGGCTATGGTGTTGTCTGTAGTGGCAACTATAGTACTACAAGAGATGTCGGCGCGTTTGGGGATTATTTCTCAAAAAGGTCTTGCTGAAATTATTAGAACAGAGATAAGGAATCCATTATTTAAAGGGCTGTCTATTGTTTTAATCTTATCAGCCATCGTTATTGGTAATGCAGCGTATGAAGCTGGAAATATTAGCGGAGGTGTTCTAGGGCTTAAAGCTGTTTTGGGTCATCACTCGCTAGATATTGGCTCGTTTTCTTTAAATTATTTTAGTGTTGCCATTGGTTTAGTGGCTTTCGTACTACTGTATATAGGTAATTACAAGATTTTAGAAAAAGCACTTATGTCGTTAGTCATATTAATGAGCATTGCGTTTATTGTGACAGCCATAATAACAAAACCGAATCTAGCAGAGGTGTTTAAAGGTATTTTCACACCTAAATTCCCTGATGATAGCATTCTAATTATTATTGGATTAATAGGAACAACGGTTGTGCCTTATAACCTCTTTCTGCATGCGTCTTTAGTGAAGGAAAAATGGAAAAGTAAGACTGATTTAAAATACGCTCGAAAAGACACTATTGTTGCGGTGGTTTTAGGAGGTATTGTGTCTATGTGTATCATTATTTCAGCAGCAGCTATTCAATCAAGTGAAATTAATAATGCTGCAGACTTAGCAAAAGGCTTAGAGCCACTTTTCGGAAGTTTCTCTAAATATTTTCTTGCAATAGGATTATTTGCAGCGGGTATTACAAGTGCTATCACAGCACCATTGGCAGCAGCTTTTGTGGCTACAGGTTGTTTGGGTTGGTCCACTAAAATGACATCTAGAAAATTTAGAGCTGTATGGGTATTTATATTGCTAGTTGGTGTATTATCGTCTTCGTCTGGAATAAAATCTATAGAAATTATAAAATTTGCTCAAGTTGCTAATGGAATTTTATTACCAGTAATAGCAGGGTTTCTTATTTGGATTATGAATAAGCATTCGGTTTTGGGTGATTATAAAAACACGATAAGACAAAATGTAATAAGTGTAGTTATTCTTGCAATCACTATTTTTCTGGGAACTAAAAGCATATTAAAAGTTTTTGAATTATTATAA
- the pxpA gene encoding 5-oxoprolinase subunit PxpA, producing MHNISIDINADIGEGIGNEADLMPLLSSCNVACGGHAGDIETMRECVELAKQYRVKIGAHPSFPDKENFGRQAVDMPCAALYQSIKNQIKSLMDVVRNKHAALHHVKPHGALYNLAAKDKTIAEVIVEVMKSIHLPLKLYVPYGSVISEVAIKEGIPITYEVFADRNYNDDLSLVSRANHNAMILDIDEMTHHVQNMVLHKKVISVNGVEVFIESETICIHGDNPEALKLVKKLRQNLIDSGVEIQ from the coding sequence ATGCATAACATTTCAATAGATATAAACGCTGATATTGGCGAAGGAATTGGTAACGAAGCAGATTTGATGCCATTACTTTCTTCTTGTAACGTTGCTTGTGGTGGACATGCTGGAGATATTGAAACAATGAGAGAGTGTGTTGAATTGGCAAAACAGTATCGTGTAAAAATTGGTGCTCATCCTTCGTTTCCTGATAAAGAGAATTTTGGAAGACAAGCAGTTGATATGCCTTGTGCAGCTCTATATCAAAGTATTAAAAACCAAATTAAGTCTTTGATGGATGTGGTAAGAAATAAACATGCTGCCTTACATCACGTAAAACCTCATGGCGCTTTGTATAATTTAGCTGCGAAAGACAAAACTATCGCTGAAGTTATTGTTGAGGTTATGAAAAGTATTCATTTACCATTAAAGCTTTACGTGCCATACGGCTCTGTTATTTCAGAAGTAGCAATTAAAGAAGGTATTCCAATCACTTATGAGGTGTTTGCTGATAGAAATTATAATGATGACTTATCACTTGTTTCAAGAGCGAATCATAATGCTATGATTCTTGATATAGATGAAATGACTCATCATGTCCAAAATATGGTTTTACATAAAAAAGTAATATCTGTAAACGGAGTAGAGGTGTTTATTGAATCAGAAACAATTTGTATTCATGGTGATAATCCTGAAGCACTAAAATTAGTAAAAAAACTACGACAAAATTTAATAGATTCTGGAGTTGAAATTCAATAA
- the pxpB gene encoding 5-oxoprolinase subunit PxpB — protein sequence MKFNNVLNEFELKYKPFGERSILIEWPQIISENILESILSYKQKLENYRFKQKVYIKSAYNSILITYDCSIDDFYNKTLELKGVFFTDSNTQIRSSKLWKIPVCYDLDFGIDLEEISKKNNIKIPEIIQLHTSIIYRIYFLGFLPGFLYLGGLDKKLHFSRKMTPRLKVEKGSVAIGGSQTGIYPNESPGGWNIIGRTPVDFFNVYSKNPCFARGGDKIQFISISKLEYSQILKSIEVDDYIIENKAIND from the coding sequence TTGAAATTCAATAATGTTTTGAATGAATTTGAATTAAAATATAAACCTTTTGGAGAGCGATCAATTTTAATTGAATGGCCTCAAATAATATCAGAAAATATTCTTGAAAGTATACTTTCCTATAAGCAGAAATTAGAAAATTATAGATTTAAACAAAAAGTTTATATAAAATCGGCATATAACTCGATACTAATTACTTATGATTGTTCTATAGATGATTTCTATAACAAAACTTTAGAGCTTAAAGGTGTGTTTTTTACAGATTCGAATACTCAAATAAGGAGTTCTAAATTATGGAAAATCCCAGTTTGTTATGACCTTGATTTTGGAATAGATTTAGAAGAGATTTCTAAAAAAAATAATATTAAAATTCCTGAAATTATTCAGCTTCATACAAGCATAATTTATCGTATATATTTTTTGGGATTTCTACCTGGGTTTTTATATTTAGGAGGACTTGATAAAAAGCTTCATTTTTCAAGAAAGATGACACCTAGGTTAAAGGTTGAAAAAGGTTCTGTAGCTATTGGAGGTTCACAAACAGGAATCTATCCAAATGAAAGTCCAGGAGGATGGAATATAATTGGTAGGACTCCAGTCGACTTTTTCAATGTGTATAGTAAAAACCCTTGTTTTGCTAGGGGCGGAGATAAAATTCAATTCATTTCTATTTCAAAATTAGAGTATAGTCAAATTCTCAAAAGTATTGAAGTTGATGATTATATAATTGAAAATAAGGCAATCAATGATTAA
- a CDS encoding biotin-dependent carboxyltransferase family protein, which produces MIKVLHPGFYTTIQDLGRKDYQHLGVSVSGSMDLEASRIANAILGNDEKCAALEITMVGPKLEFTCDTAISITGANLSPNLNGIKINNYIAINVKKGDILSFDRLNMGFRSYLAISGGFQTEFVLNSRSMYKGLTSTFKLQKDDILKIENQTSSSNKYASIKANISYLDNHIIEVFKGPEFENLNAIQIATLFNKEFTISKENNRMAYQLNELVVNNFEDIITSLVLPGTVQLTPSGKLIILMRDCQTTGGYPRVLQLSEASINVLAQKFTGNSIVFDLKD; this is translated from the coding sequence ATGATTAAAGTATTGCATCCAGGATTTTATACGACCATTCAAGATTTGGGAAGAAAAGACTACCAGCATCTTGGAGTGTCTGTTTCTGGATCTATGGATTTAGAGGCATCAAGAATAGCGAATGCTATTCTAGGAAATGACGAGAAGTGCGCAGCTCTTGAAATAACAATGGTTGGGCCTAAATTAGAGTTTACTTGTGATACTGCTATTTCTATTACAGGAGCAAATTTATCTCCAAATCTTAATGGAATTAAAATAAATAATTACATAGCAATTAATGTAAAGAAAGGTGATATTTTATCTTTTGATAGATTAAATATGGGTTTTCGTTCCTATTTAGCAATTTCTGGTGGGTTTCAAACAGAGTTTGTGCTAAATAGTAGAAGTATGTATAAAGGACTGACATCAACTTTTAAATTACAAAAAGATGATATACTTAAAATTGAAAATCAAACTAGTTCTAGCAATAAATATGCATCTATTAAAGCTAATATAAGTTATTTAGATAATCACATTATTGAAGTTTTTAAAGGACCAGAATTTGAAAACTTAAATGCTATTCAAATTGCTACATTATTTAATAAAGAGTTTACAATTTCAAAAGAAAATAACAGAATGGCTTATCAATTAAATGAATTAGTAGTTAATAATTTTGAAGATATAATAACGTCGTTAGTTTTGCCTGGGACAGTTCAATTAACACCATCTGGTAAATTGATAATTTTAATGCGAGATTGTCAAACAACTGGCGGATATCCTAGAGTTTTACAGCTTTCAGAAGCTTCAATTAATGTATTAGCTCAAAAATTTACTGGAAATAGTATAGTCTTTGATTTGAAAGACTAA
- a CDS encoding histidine kinase, with the protein MVYSILAIALLVMMFILFFTTFQKRKNKLLLEKVQREREFEEELVKTQSEIQEQTLKNIGQELHDNVGQLLAVANMQLSLVASLTKDTVKTKVDETKEVISDVIREVRGLSKVLNSEAILNFGLQESIQNEIDRLNRLKSIDATLTIEGEERELHNKDAIILFRILQEFLSNTIKYAKAQNFDVNLKYLEDSLIIIAKEDGKGFDVDKIKKGSGLINMKNRAMLINTKYTLKSQLNEGTELELIYPITKINQTT; encoded by the coding sequence ATGGTATATAGCATTTTGGCAATAGCTCTATTAGTAATGATGTTTATATTGTTTTTTACTACTTTTCAAAAGCGTAAAAATAAATTGCTTTTAGAGAAAGTTCAGCGGGAGCGTGAGTTTGAGGAGGAATTAGTGAAAACGCAATCTGAAATACAAGAACAAACGCTTAAAAATATTGGGCAAGAGCTACATGATAATGTTGGACAATTATTGGCTGTAGCCAATATGCAATTAAGTTTGGTAGCTTCTTTGACAAAAGATACCGTTAAGACTAAAGTTGATGAAACAAAAGAAGTTATTAGTGATGTAATTAGAGAGGTGAGAGGCTTATCAAAAGTATTGAATAGTGAAGCAATATTAAATTTTGGCTTGCAAGAATCAATTCAAAATGAAATTGATAGATTAAATAGATTGAAAAGTATTGATGCTACACTTACCATTGAAGGAGAAGAAAGAGAACTACATAACAAAGATGCGATTATCTTATTTAGAATACTTCAGGAATTTCTTTCAAACACTATTAAATATGCAAAAGCGCAAAACTTTGATGTTAATTTAAAATATTTAGAGGATAGTTTGATTATTATAGCAAAAGAAGATGGTAAAGGGTTTGATGTTGATAAAATTAAAAAAGGTTCTGGTTTAATAAATATGAAAAATAGAGCTATGCTTATTAATACAAAATATACTTTGAAATCTCAACTCAATGAAGGAACAGAACTAGAGCTTATTTACCCAATAACAAAGATTAACCAAACCACTTAA
- a CDS encoding aldehyde dehydrogenase: MNNIPDVIQKQRAFFKSQKTKDVSYRINILKKLKKEVINREQEVYDALKKDFNKSAFEAFMSEYGLVISELDLVLKNLKSWSKPKRVKSSMLTFPATDYIYKEPYGAVLVIAPWNYPFLLSIEPLIMAIAAGNTVVVKPSELTTHTSQLVTDIIQKVFNEEYATSVKGGVTVSTELLKQKWDYIFFTGSVPVGKIVAKAAAIFLTPVTLELGGKSPCIVDETVEINLAAKRIVWGKFFNGGQTCISPDYVIAHSSIKDRLIEALKDQIIKAYGENSRQSKDFPRIINKKNTNRLKEMLEDASIVFGGECNVEECYVAPTIVDNPSLDSKLMQDEIFGPILPILAYKDNSDISRIINNYDKPLSLYVFSKNKQFTNHIIETYSFGGGAINDPLIHFGNHRLPFGGVGASGIGAYHGKHGFDTFSHRKSISKRGTWFDPPVRYAPYNGKLKLLKRMFKWFG; the protein is encoded by the coding sequence TTGAATAATATACCTGATGTAATTCAAAAGCAACGTGCCTTTTTTAAATCGCAAAAAACTAAAGATGTTTCGTATAGAATTAATATTCTCAAAAAATTAAAAAAAGAGGTTATTAATAGAGAGCAAGAGGTTTATGACGCTTTAAAAAAAGACTTTAATAAATCAGCTTTCGAAGCCTTTATGAGTGAGTACGGATTGGTAATTTCTGAGCTAGATTTAGTTTTAAAAAACTTAAAATCTTGGTCTAAACCAAAGCGCGTAAAGTCTTCGATGTTAACTTTTCCAGCAACTGACTATATTTATAAGGAGCCTTACGGAGCTGTTTTAGTGATTGCTCCATGGAATTATCCTTTCCTTTTATCAATTGAACCTTTGATAATGGCCATTGCTGCTGGAAATACTGTTGTTGTAAAACCTAGTGAACTTACAACGCATACCTCGCAATTAGTTACAGATATTATTCAGAAAGTCTTTAATGAAGAATATGCAACCTCAGTTAAAGGTGGAGTTACTGTTTCTACTGAGTTATTGAAACAAAAATGGGATTATATTTTCTTTACTGGAAGTGTTCCTGTTGGCAAAATTGTAGCCAAAGCTGCTGCGATATTCTTAACTCCAGTCACGCTAGAATTAGGTGGAAAATCCCCTTGTATTGTTGATGAAACCGTTGAAATAAACTTAGCAGCTAAACGCATCGTTTGGGGAAAATTTTTTAATGGTGGGCAAACCTGTATTTCTCCTGATTATGTTATAGCACACAGTTCTATTAAAGATAGATTAATTGAAGCTTTAAAAGATCAAATCATAAAGGCTTATGGTGAAAACTCAAGACAATCAAAGGACTTTCCAAGAATTATAAACAAGAAAAATACCAATAGGCTAAAAGAAATGTTAGAGGATGCTTCTATAGTTTTTGGTGGAGAATGTAATGTTGAAGAATGTTATGTTGCACCAACAATTGTCGATAATCCGAGTTTAGATAGCAAATTAATGCAAGATGAAATTTTTGGGCCTATACTACCAATTTTAGCATACAAAGATAATTCAGACATAAGTAGAATTATTAATAATTATGATAAGCCTTTATCGCTTTATGTGTTTTCAAAAAATAAACAATTTACCAATCACATTATAGAAACTTATAGTTTTGGTGGAGGAGCAATTAACGATCCTTTAATACACTTTGGAAATCACAGATTACCGTTTGGAGGTGTTGGAGCAAGTGGCATTGGTGCTTATCATGGTAAACATGGTTTTGATACATTTTCACATCGTAAATCTATTTCTAAACGTGGTACTTGGTTTGATCCTCCAGTTCGTTATGCACCATACAATGGAAAACTAAAGTTATTAAAAAGAATGTTTAAGTGGTTTGGTTAA
- a CDS encoding RNA pseudouridine synthase, protein MQKSKHSNKSNLQILYEDNHIIIINKRAGDIVQGDKTGDKPLSDVVKEYIKAKYNKPGNVYLGVTHRLDRPTTGIVVFAKTSKALPRLNKLFSDKEIQKTYWAIVKQKPKKENDTLIHWLKKNPKNNKSSAYNNEIKDSKKAVLHYKVIRQLNNYFLLEINLETGRHHQIRCQLASIGSSIKGDLKYGFDRSNKDASIHLHSRKIEFIHPVSKEQISIIAPTPLDSIWDACNN, encoded by the coding sequence ATCCAAAAATCTAAGCATTCTAACAAATCTAATCTCCAAATTCTTTACGAAGATAACCACATCATTATTATTAACAAACGTGCTGGAGATATTGTACAAGGTGACAAAACTGGTGACAAGCCTTTAAGCGACGTTGTTAAAGAGTATATTAAAGCTAAGTATAATAAACCTGGAAATGTTTATTTAGGTGTTACACATCGTTTGGATAGACCAACTACTGGTATTGTAGTATTTGCTAAAACCTCGAAAGCATTACCTCGATTAAATAAATTATTTTCTGATAAAGAAATTCAAAAAACTTATTGGGCAATTGTAAAACAAAAGCCAAAAAAAGAAAATGACACGTTAATTCATTGGCTTAAAAAAAATCCAAAAAACAATAAGTCAAGTGCCTATAACAATGAAATAAAAGATAGCAAAAAGGCAGTTCTTCATTATAAAGTTATAAGGCAATTGAATAATTATTTTTTACTTGAAATAAACTTGGAAACAGGAAGGCATCATCAAATTAGATGTCAATTAGCTAGTATAGGCTCATCAATAAAAGGCGATTTAAAGTATGGTTTTGACAGAAGCAATAAAGATGCAAGCATCCATCTACATTCAAGAAAAATAGAATTTATTCATCCTGTAAGTAAAGAACAAATATCAATTATTGCTCCTACTCCTCTAGATTCGATTTGGGATGCCTGTAATAACTAA
- a CDS encoding four helix bundle protein encodes MHRFKGLEIWKKSREFCSSIYEVTSKFPDSEKFGLTNQLRRASVSIPSNIAEGSSRHSNKDFLRFLQITLGSAYEVETQLLIAFDLKFIEQEELEVLLKSLGSIIKMTSKFKSTLI; translated from the coding sequence ATGCATCGTTTTAAAGGTTTAGAAATTTGGAAAAAAAGCAGAGAGTTTTGTTCTTCTATTTATGAAGTAACTTCTAAATTTCCAGATTCTGAAAAATTTGGATTAACAAATCAGCTAAGACGTGCTTCTGTTTCTATTCCTTCAAATATTGCTGAAGGCTCTTCTAGGCATTCTAATAAAGATTTTTTACGGTTCCTTCAAATTACCTTAGGTTCTGCATATGAAGTTGAAACACAATTATTAATTGCCTTCGACTTAAAATTTATTGAACAAGAAGAGTTAGAGGTATTATTGAAATCATTAGGATCTATTATTAAAATGACTTCAAAATTTAAATCCACATTAATATAA
- the panB gene encoding 3-methyl-2-oxobutanoate hydroxymethyltransferase yields the protein MSTAKKEYKRVTTKSLVDMKSNGEKISMLTAYDYTMAKIVDGAGVDVILVGDSASNVMAGHETTLPITLDQMIYHASSVVRAIERALVVVDLPFGSYQSDPKEALRSAIRIMKESGGHAVKVEGGKEIKESIKRILNAGIPVMGHLGLTPQSIYKFGTYTVRAKEEEEALQLVEDAKMLERIGCFGIVLEKIPAKLAKQVADSVSIPIIGIGAGNGVDGQVLVLHDMIGMTHEFNPRFLRRYMNLYEDMSNAISQYVTDVKKVDFPSDSEQY from the coding sequence ATGTCAACAGCAAAAAAAGAATATAAAAGAGTTACTACAAAGTCATTAGTTGACATGAAAAGTAATGGTGAAAAAATCTCAATGCTTACGGCGTATGATTATACCATGGCAAAAATTGTGGATGGTGCTGGAGTAGATGTTATTCTAGTAGGTGATTCTGCTAGTAATGTAATGGCTGGTCATGAGACTACCTTACCAATTACTTTAGACCAAATGATTTATCATGCATCGTCTGTAGTTCGAGCTATTGAGCGTGCACTCGTTGTCGTTGATTTGCCTTTTGGAAGTTACCAAAGCGACCCTAAGGAAGCGTTGCGTTCTGCAATTAGAATCATGAAAGAAAGTGGCGGTCATGCTGTGAAAGTTGAAGGTGGAAAAGAAATTAAGGAATCTATAAAACGTATATTGAATGCTGGAATTCCAGTAATGGGGCATTTAGGTTTAACACCTCAATCTATTTATAAATTTGGAACTTACACTGTCCGTGCTAAAGAAGAAGAAGAGGCATTACAATTAGTTGAAGACGCTAAAATGTTAGAGCGCATTGGTTGTTTTGGGATAGTATTAGAAAAAATCCCTGCAAAACTAGCAAAGCAAGTTGCTGATAGTGTTAGCATTCCAATTATTGGAATTGGTGCTGGAAACGGTGTTGATGGCCAAGTACTAGTGCTTCATGATATGATTGGTATGACGCATGAGTTTAATCCGCGTTTTTTAAGACGTTATATGAACTTGTATGAAGATATGTCGAATGCTATTTCGCAATATGTTACTGATGTTAAAAAAGTAGATTTTCCTTCAGATTCTGAACAGTATTAG
- a CDS encoding nuclear transport factor 2 family protein, translating into MLRILLLCVCLLTTAVYAQNEESAKVKAAIDTFFEGFHKGDTTMMKTAMYGKFITQTAFKDKDGNDVLRSGESTDLINAIANRPSTDKWDERLLDYVIKVDNNMANAWTPYEFWRNGNFSHCGVNSFQLFNDNGQWKIIYLIDTRQRTGCNEGKN; encoded by the coding sequence ATGTTACGAATTTTACTTTTATGTGTGTGCTTACTTACTACAGCTGTGTATGCGCAAAATGAAGAATCTGCCAAGGTTAAAGCAGCTATTGATACTTTTTTTGAAGGCTTCCATAAAGGAGACACAACAATGATGAAAACTGCTATGTATGGAAAATTCATTACGCAAACAGCTTTTAAAGACAAGGATGGAAATGATGTATTGAGAAGTGGTGAGTCTACCGACTTAATTAATGCCATTGCAAATAGACCTTCAACCGATAAGTGGGATGAGCGTTTGTTAGATTATGTTATTAAAGTGGATAATAATATGGCTAATGCTTGGACGCCTTATGAATTTTGGAGAAATGGAAATTTCAGTCATTGTGGTGTTAATTCATTTCAATTGTTTAATGACAATGGACAATGGAAAATTATATACTTAATAGACACAAGACAACGCACAGGATGCAATGAAGGAAAAAATTAG
- a CDS encoding L-serine ammonia-lyase, whose product MECISVFDMLKIGVGPSSSHTLGPWRAAERWINELKAANKFDKVEKISVDLYGSLSLTGKGHATDLAIILGLSGADPEVIPTETINLIIASVKNTNTLVFNDEKSLEFSSETNIIYNRKFLPFHANGMKFTAIIDGKKSSSTFYSIGGGFVVKEERKNSKKNKEIFKTFPYPITLGTELLKYCNDLNASISEVVLENEKSLRSDEDIDYEMSRIWNTMLECMYIGCHTEGSLPGGLNVRRRAFDMHHKLIGEYTYENPQEWLEAIRKTEVKFRQILKWVSCFALSVNEVNASLGRVVTAPTNGSAGVIPSVLMYYLVIENHEAEFKDIKQFLLVAGEIGSIFKKGATISAAMGGCQAEIGVSAAMAAGALCELLGGSPEQVLIAAEIAMEHHLGLTCDPIGGLVQIPCIERNSMGAIKAINAAELALETDPKNVKVPLDEVVNTMWETAKDMHTKYKETSEGGLAVRVSLSDC is encoded by the coding sequence ACCTTAGGGCCATGGCGAGCTGCCGAACGCTGGATTAATGAGCTAAAAGCTGCAAATAAATTTGATAAGGTTGAAAAGATTTCAGTAGATCTTTATGGATCCTTATCTCTAACTGGAAAAGGACATGCAACGGACTTAGCAATTATACTAGGTTTAAGTGGTGCAGACCCAGAAGTTATTCCAACTGAAACTATTAATCTTATTATTGCTTCAGTTAAAAACACCAACACTTTGGTTTTTAATGACGAGAAGTCTCTAGAGTTTTCTTCAGAAACCAATATTATTTATAATCGAAAATTTCTTCCTTTTCATGCTAATGGAATGAAATTCACGGCAATTATTGATGGCAAAAAATCAAGTTCAACATTCTATTCTATTGGTGGTGGCTTTGTTGTAAAAGAGGAGCGAAAGAACTCTAAAAAGAACAAAGAAATATTTAAAACATTCCCGTATCCAATTACTTTAGGAACTGAACTATTAAAATATTGTAATGATTTGAATGCATCAATTTCTGAAGTAGTTCTAGAAAATGAGAAATCATTACGCAGTGATGAAGATATTGACTACGAAATGAGCCGTATATGGAACACTATGTTAGAATGTATGTATATTGGCTGTCATACCGAAGGAAGCTTACCAGGAGGACTCAATGTTAGGAGACGAGCGTTTGATATGCATCATAAATTAATTGGTGAATATACGTATGAAAATCCGCAAGAATGGCTTGAAGCCATTAGAAAAACCGAAGTTAAGTTTAGACAAATACTAAAATGGGTTAGCTGCTTTGCTTTAAGTGTAAATGAAGTAAATGCTTCGTTAGGTCGTGTAGTGACAGCTCCAACAAATGGAAGCGCTGGTGTTATTCCATCTGTTTTAATGTACTATTTAGTCATTGAAAACCATGAAGCAGAATTTAAAGATATTAAGCAGTTTTTATTAGTAGCTGGTGAAATTGGCAGTATTTTTAAGAAAGGAGCTACTATCAGTGCCGCCATGGGAGGTTGTCAAGCAGAAATTGGTGTTTCTGCAGCCATGGCAGCAGGAGCACTTTGTGAACTTTTAGGAGGTTCTCCTGAGCAAGTTTTAATTGCAGCTGAAATTGCTATGGAACATCATTTAGGACTAACTTGTGACCCAATTGGTGGGTTAGTTCAAATACCATGCATAGAACGTAATTCCATGGGAGCTATAAAAGCCATTAATGCTGCTGAGTTAGCACTAGAAACAGATCCTAAGAATGTTAAAGTTCCTTTAGACGAAGTGGTAAATACCATGTGGGAAACTGCTAAAGATATGCATACTAAATACAAAGAAACCTCTGAAGGTGGTTTAGCTGTAAGAGTTAGTTTATCTGATTGCTAA